In Dromaius novaehollandiae isolate bDroNov1 chromosome 2, bDroNov1.hap1, whole genome shotgun sequence, one DNA window encodes the following:
- the SLC7A13 gene encoding solute carrier family 7 member 13 isoform X1 produces MGKGKSDHPKDVKRKEEAKMQLKRNIGYFDGVSFIIGSIVGAGIFVSPTGVLKYSLLNVGVALTIWTASGLVSLLGSLCYAELGTALPLSGGEYSHIKRGLGSLPAFVFIWTSTFTKPASNAARALLFAEYATQPFYGKCPAPQVLKKCLALAALWSLGILNGRSVKMAAWVQTVFTVLKMMALSVIAVGGIVLLLGGRKEHLARFEDAFGSEIPNAVQIAEAFFQGLYAYGGWWSLNYMAEEIKNPSRNIPLTVMTAVPAVIVFYLLVNVSYLTVLTPKEIVSSVAVAVTWADRVIPSVAWIIPLSVAVSIFGALNSSVFTLGRLSYAGSQSGHLPILISMLNVHSCTPAPAMIFSTIIASIFVIPSDLITLTNYFGFSAWLMIGLTCTSLIILRYREPDLHRPYKVFLPVPFVMVAMSFFLVLAPIVWSPKLQYVYAFLFMLGSLIVYLPFIHFKLHFAFFDKITCYLQLLLEVSPADGCADSKYE; encoded by the exons atgggaaaaggaaagagtGACCATCCCAAagatgtgaaaagaaaagaagaggcaaAGATGCAACTCAAAAGAAATATAGGTTATTTTGATGGAGTAAGTTTTATTATAGGATCTATAGTAGGGGCAGGGATCTTTGTGTCTCCCACGGGAGTGTTAAAATACTCCTTGCTTAACGTCGGTGTTGCACTTACGATCTGGACTGCTTCTGGGCTAGTTTCTCTGCTGGGTTCCCTCTGCTACGCCGAGCTGGGAACGGCTCTGCCATTATCTGGAGGTGAATACAGCCATATTAAAAGAGGCCTTGGATCCCTGCCAGCCTTTGTGTTCATCTGGACATCCACGTTTACTAAGCCGGCGTCGAACGCTGCTCGAGCCTTGCTGTTCGCTGAATATGCCACCCAGCCCTTTTACGGCAAGTGCCCCGCACCGCAAGTGCTGAAGAAATGCTTGGCCTTGGCGGCTCTCTGGTCCCTGGGGATTTTGAACGGGCGCAGTGTCAAAATGGCTGCATGGGTACAGACGGTTTTCACTGTGCTGAAGATGATGGCGCTGTCTGTCATCGCCGTCGGCGGCATAGTTCTGCTCCTGGGGGGCAGAAAGGAGCATCTGGCGAGATTCGAGGATGCGTTCGGTTCGGAGATTCCCAACGCGGTGCAGATTGCCGAAGCCTTCTTCCAAGGGCTATATGCATATGGTGGTTGGTGGTCCCTCAATTACATGGCAG AAGAGATTAAGAACCCTAGTAGAAATATTCCTTTAACTGTGATGACTgctgttcctgcagtaattgtgtTTTATTTACTGGTAAATGTCTCATATCTGACTGTCCTCACACCTAAGGAAATTGTCTCCTCAG tTGCTGTGGCAGTCACTTGGGCTGATCGAGTGATTCCCTCTGTTGCCTGGATCATTCCTCTGTCTGTTGCTGTCTCAATATTTGGTGCCCTCAACAGCAGCGTGTTCACATTAGGTCGATTAAGCTACGCTGGCAGTCAGTCAGGACATTTACCTATTTTAATATCTATGCTTAATGTCCACTCCTGTACTCCAGCACCAGCCATGATTTTTTCAACCATCATTGCATCCATTTTTGTTATCCCCTCTGACCTTATTACGTTAACAAATTACTTTGGATTTTCTGCCTGGCTTATGATTGGATTGACTTGTACAAGCCTGATTATACTTCGGTACCGGGAACCTGATCTACATCGACCGTATAAG GTGTTTCTACCAGTTCCATTTGTGATGGTGGCAATGTCTTTCTTCTTAGTTTTAGCTCCTATTGTCTGGTCTCCAAAGCTGCAATACGTTTATGCTTTCCTGTTTATGCTGGGGAGTCTCATTGTTTATTTGccttttatacattttaaattgcattttgcattttttgataAAATTACTTGCTACTTACAGTTACTGTTGGAAGTTTCTCCTGCTGATGGATGTGCTGACAGCAAATATGAATAA
- the SLC7A13 gene encoding solute carrier family 7 member 13 isoform X2: MGKGKSDHPKDVKRKEEAKMQLKRNIGYFDGVSFIIGSIVGAGIFVSPTGVLKYSLLNVGVALTIWTASGLVSLLGSLCYAELGTALPLSGGEYSHIKRGLGSLPAFVFIWTSTFTKPASNAARALLFAEYATQPFYGKCPAPQVLKKCLALAALWSLGILNGRSVKMAAWVQTVFTVLKMMALSVIAVGGIVLLLGGRKEHLARFEDAFGSEIPNAVQIAEAFFQGLYAYGGWWSLNYMAVAVAVTWADRVIPSVAWIIPLSVAVSIFGALNSSVFTLGRLSYAGSQSGHLPILISMLNVHSCTPAPAMIFSTIIASIFVIPSDLITLTNYFGFSAWLMIGLTCTSLIILRYREPDLHRPYKVFLPVPFVMVAMSFFLVLAPIVWSPKLQYVYAFLFMLGSLIVYLPFIHFKLHFAFFDKITCYLQLLLEVSPADGCADSKYE; the protein is encoded by the exons atgggaaaaggaaagagtGACCATCCCAAagatgtgaaaagaaaagaagaggcaaAGATGCAACTCAAAAGAAATATAGGTTATTTTGATGGAGTAAGTTTTATTATAGGATCTATAGTAGGGGCAGGGATCTTTGTGTCTCCCACGGGAGTGTTAAAATACTCCTTGCTTAACGTCGGTGTTGCACTTACGATCTGGACTGCTTCTGGGCTAGTTTCTCTGCTGGGTTCCCTCTGCTACGCCGAGCTGGGAACGGCTCTGCCATTATCTGGAGGTGAATACAGCCATATTAAAAGAGGCCTTGGATCCCTGCCAGCCTTTGTGTTCATCTGGACATCCACGTTTACTAAGCCGGCGTCGAACGCTGCTCGAGCCTTGCTGTTCGCTGAATATGCCACCCAGCCCTTTTACGGCAAGTGCCCCGCACCGCAAGTGCTGAAGAAATGCTTGGCCTTGGCGGCTCTCTGGTCCCTGGGGATTTTGAACGGGCGCAGTGTCAAAATGGCTGCATGGGTACAGACGGTTTTCACTGTGCTGAAGATGATGGCGCTGTCTGTCATCGCCGTCGGCGGCATAGTTCTGCTCCTGGGGGGCAGAAAGGAGCATCTGGCGAGATTCGAGGATGCGTTCGGTTCGGAGATTCCCAACGCGGTGCAGATTGCCGAAGCCTTCTTCCAAGGGCTATATGCATATGGTGGTTGGTGGTCCCTCAATTACATGGCAG tTGCTGTGGCAGTCACTTGGGCTGATCGAGTGATTCCCTCTGTTGCCTGGATCATTCCTCTGTCTGTTGCTGTCTCAATATTTGGTGCCCTCAACAGCAGCGTGTTCACATTAGGTCGATTAAGCTACGCTGGCAGTCAGTCAGGACATTTACCTATTTTAATATCTATGCTTAATGTCCACTCCTGTACTCCAGCACCAGCCATGATTTTTTCAACCATCATTGCATCCATTTTTGTTATCCCCTCTGACCTTATTACGTTAACAAATTACTTTGGATTTTCTGCCTGGCTTATGATTGGATTGACTTGTACAAGCCTGATTATACTTCGGTACCGGGAACCTGATCTACATCGACCGTATAAG GTGTTTCTACCAGTTCCATTTGTGATGGTGGCAATGTCTTTCTTCTTAGTTTTAGCTCCTATTGTCTGGTCTCCAAAGCTGCAATACGTTTATGCTTTCCTGTTTATGCTGGGGAGTCTCATTGTTTATTTGccttttatacattttaaattgcattttgcattttttgataAAATTACTTGCTACTTACAGTTACTGTTGGAAGTTTCTCCTGCTGATGGATGTGCTGACAGCAAATATGAATAA